A window from Hemitrygon akajei unplaced genomic scaffold, sHemAka1.3 Scf000057, whole genome shotgun sequence encodes these proteins:
- the LOC140721499 gene encoding N-acetyllactosaminide beta-1,3-N-acetylglucosaminyltransferase 3-like — MYNQRPHYQMRRHRRFYENVVLTVLITLGLFFIFWDNDQRRETDDVAETVHRKDLPKVVTADATESVLKPKCHANRTLLHLSSFDQQKEHIKNFLMYKHCRDFDMIQNVPDKCGGREGSQNVFLLLVIKSDPFNQDRREMVRKTWGKERKFNGVQIKRVFISGVSPDQKERRKLNQLLAMENREHRDVLQWDFLDTFFNLTLKQYKLLQWVSEFCPRAKFIFNGDDDVFANTDNMVDYLLGMKVHQHLFVGHLIYGVGSIRQKSSKYYVPEIVTTIKSYPPYVGGGGILMSVYTAHIIYHIAQDLELYPIDDVFLGMCLAKAGLAPHSHSGFRTAGVRIPSTQDDSFNPCYYRELLLVHRFRPFELLLMWDAVHDANLNCAHASQKSASTKRTA, encoded by the coding sequence ATGAGAAGACATCGGCGATTCTATGAGAACGTAGTGTTGACTGTTTTGATTACTCTGGGATTGTTCTTCATTTTCTGGGATAATGACCAACGTCGAGAGACTGATGATGTTGCAGAAACTGTTCATCGTAAAGATCTGCCCAAGGTTGTTACAGCTGATGCAACTGAATCAGTGCTCAAGCCAAAGTGCCACGCGAACAGGACATTGTTGCACCTGTCCTCATTTGATCAACAGAAAGAACACATAAAAAACTTCTTGATGTATAAACACTGTCGAGACTTTGACATGATTCAAAACGTCCCAGACAAATGCGGTGGTCGAGAAGGATCTCAGAATGTCTTCCTGCTCCTGGTAATCAAATCTGACCCTTTCAACCAGGATCGGCGGGAAATGGTAAGGAAGACCTGGGGCAAAGAACGCAAATTCAATGGGGTCCAAATTAAGAGAGTCTTTATCTCTGGTGTCTCTCCTGACCAAAAAGAAAGGAGGAAATTGAATCAGCTGTTAGCCATGgaaaacagagaacacagagatgTCCTGCAATGGGATTTCTTGGATACCTTTTTCAACCTCACCCTCAAACaatacaagttgctgcagtgggtcAGTGAATTTTGCCCCAGAGCCAAATTCATCTTCAATGGAGATGATGATGTTTTTGCCAACACCGATAACATGGTTGATTACTTGCTAGGCATGAAGgtgcaccaacacctgtttgtgggCCATCTCATTTATGGGGTTGGGTCCATTCGCCAGAAGTCGAGCAAGTATTATGTGCCAGAAATAGTGACCACTATCAAGTCGTACCCACCATATGTTGGTGGAGGGGGCATACTTATGTCTGTGTATACAGCTCATATCATTTACCACATAGCCCAAGACCTTGAACTataccccattgatgatgtatttTTGGGGATGTGCCTGGCCAAGGCTGGACTAGCCCCACACTCCCATAGCGGATTCAGGACAGCTGGAGTCAGGATTCCTTCAACCCAAGATGACTCTTTCAATCCTTGCTATTACCGTGAGTTGCTGCTAGTGCACCGTTTTCGGCCTTTCGAACTGCTACTGATGTGGGATGCGGTGCATGATGCTAATCTGAATTGTGCTCATGCTTCCCAGAAGTCTGCATCCACGAAAAGGACTGCATGA